A region of Actinobacillus porcitonsillarum DNA encodes the following proteins:
- a CDS encoding IS1595 family transposase: MASHFLLTNKARTLSPIKIATLSDDKAFSLLCELRWGSETIVTCPKCGCRHQAYFIASRKQWRCKVNSCRHTFSVTSGTIFANHKLPIQTYLYAIALFVNAVKGISALQMARDLNIEYKSAYVLLHKIRKALLEQREFATFSGEVDIDGTYIHPAPRKANKKIDRIDYRLKENQNPEKRCILVAREHYTAEEKAKNPLYRGAKSTQVAVTFGETQSTVKRFADKFVERGTRINTDESHAYDVLMPFYDLCTVNHKEEYRSDLGVTNNQAESYFARFKRMYYGQMHKMSNAYLLNYANEVAYREDNRRVSNGSQFRDILEKCLTTHNETEWNHYWQRETAYQEVIFH, translated from the coding sequence ATGGCATCTCACTTCCTATTAACCAACAAAGCCCGCACGCTTTCGCCCATCAAGATAGCTACGCTATCTGATGATAAGGCGTTTTCGTTGCTCTGCGAATTAAGGTGGGGAAGTGAAACTATTGTTACCTGTCCAAAATGTGGTTGCCGTCATCAAGCTTATTTTATTGCCTCTCGCAAACAATGGCGTTGCAAAGTGAATAGCTGTCGGCACACCTTTTCGGTAACATCTGGCACAATCTTTGCAAATCACAAGTTGCCTATCCAAACCTACTTATATGCCATCGCTTTATTTGTAAATGCAGTTAAAGGGATTTCTGCGTTACAAATGGCACGGGATTTAAACATTGAGTATAAAAGTGCTTATGTATTGTTGCATAAAATTCGTAAAGCTTTACTTGAACAACGAGAATTTGCCACCTTTTCAGGCGAAGTCGATATAGATGGCACATATATTCACCCTGCACCTCGTAAAGCGAATAAGAAGATTGACCGTATAGATTACCGTTTAAAGGAAAATCAAAATCCCGAAAAACGTTGTATTTTAGTTGCTCGTGAGCATTATACCGCAGAAGAAAAAGCGAAAAACCCATTATATCGTGGGGCAAAAAGCACGCAGGTTGCCGTTACGTTCGGGGAAACACAATCGACAGTCAAACGCTTTGCGGACAAATTTGTTGAGCGAGGCACACGTATCAATACCGATGAAAGTCATGCGTATGATGTACTTATGCCATTTTACGATTTATGCACGGTAAATCACAAGGAAGAATACCGTAGTGATTTAGGGGTAACAAACAATCAGGCGGAAAGTTATTTTGCCCGATTCAAACGGATGTACTACGGACAAATGCATAAAATGAGCAACGCTTATTTACTCAACTATGCAAATGAAGTGGCTTACCGTGAAGATAATCGTCGGGTATCAAATGGTTCACAGTTCCGTGATATTTTAGAGAAGTGTCTTACCACACACAATGAAACCGAATGGAATCATTATTGGCAACGTGAAACTGCATATCAAGAGGTGATTTTTCACTGA
- a CDS encoding phage GP46 family protein, producing MTDQIKVELYLNGKIFSGWKTINVQRSLESMSGRFDLGVAVRPTDDMSGLAAGSALVLKIGGQPIITGYLDERKQSIDGANKTILINGRDKTCDLVDCAIIHNSYQFKNQTAKQIAEAICKPFGINVVWSVNTPEANERIPVWQVEPGETAFDNLSKIARHKGVLVTSDVNGNLVFTEPSTKHVGELTLGVNLLELEQTDSWHQRFTDLRVGNERGWWGDSYNTDDYQMGSKLWTLSRSKQLPEILDDAQRYAEQALKWMIADGVVRSYQVVASNPKHSVLLLEISVVLPDGSTEQRTFNASWSV from the coding sequence ATGACAGATCAAATTAAAGTGGAACTATATTTGAACGGCAAAATATTTTCGGGGTGGAAAACAATCAATGTGCAACGCTCGTTGGAGTCAATGAGTGGGCGTTTTGATTTGGGCGTGGCAGTACGTCCCACTGATGATATGTCCGGACTTGCTGCCGGCTCAGCATTGGTGCTTAAAATCGGTGGGCAGCCAATCATCACCGGCTATTTAGACGAGCGAAAGCAAAGTATTGATGGGGCAAATAAAACTATCCTAATCAACGGCCGAGACAAAACTTGTGATTTGGTGGACTGTGCCATTATCCACAATAGTTACCAGTTTAAAAATCAAACCGCTAAGCAAATTGCCGAAGCAATTTGCAAACCTTTTGGCATCAACGTGGTGTGGTCAGTCAATACACCAGAAGCTAATGAACGTATCCCGGTTTGGCAAGTCGAGCCGGGTGAAACGGCGTTTGATAATCTCAGCAAGATCGCACGACATAAAGGTGTATTAGTCACATCTGATGTCAATGGTAACTTGGTTTTTACCGAACCAAGCACTAAGCATGTAGGCGAATTAACACTTGGCGTGAATTTGTTAGAGTTGGAGCAAACCGACAGTTGGCATCAACGTTTTACTGACTTGCGTGTCGGTAACGAGCGTGGCTGGTGGGGTGATTCTTACAACACTGATGACTATCAAATGGGCTCAAAATTATGGACGTTGAGCCGCTCTAAACAACTCCCCGAGATCCTTGATGATGCCCAACGCTATGCCGAGCAAGCCTTAAAATGGATGATTGCTGACGGTGTGGTGCGCAGTTATCAAGTGGTTGCATCTAACCCTAAACACTCTGTCCTGCTGTTAGAGATTTCTGTGGTGTTGCCTGATGGCAGCACCGAGCAACGAACCTTTAACGCAAGCTGGAGTGTGTGA
- a CDS encoding sialate O-acetylesterase: MYALDNKSGIQQMPEIPEVFSTTPLWFTEGRDGNAPSYPGAHWFNIIQAELLNILHEAGIEPKKADTTQLVQAILKMLFADKLSKADGFKFIGQVESFDELRKIEPEVQGQRIFVKSIIAGDNLGGVFYADMQDTISKDDNRHTVITAKRHRWKRVVDFDLHTITPESDDISSDKTYSKFLAFSSPELLEKLGLAAGDYSGIQYASVGKQVAQLLTRGYGLHYLRVNDLLTDDDIWTLEKLLTDVDLSHQIAGSSQTKVASEYALGKLNETFTQALNSLDLSDVTLSEKSKSQLKNEISSQVADEAYAKTRGFVKAEADNDYKLAEQTLNSGEKYIPAGIISDAGICFIKDGDVYLQQGTVTTKITERGDVVACEMSGTAVRYVAPRRGLFLTYEWRNGDVSQVFEQSDIDGYFLTGQSLAVSMDNPATTTTAFSDKAFTVSTGPMWHKEWNNKITGIIPLRERYYETVMSNFGKSVLAKKDKPIMVFGSARGGRAYSALVKGGESGVWEKMMTAFQFVQNTPFKTHYKAMLVIHGEQDGKEKNANYDKNLAEWLDSYTAEIQAITGQNDKPVMLMCQTAGAAHYRPNLEDRHLFTTPFLQLKASIENPRIFAVTPKYMFNTVDGIHIDGKSADILGEYYGKVKHLVVDKGEDWLGLRPIKCHKTGARTVEITFNVPNPPLVFDTTTVTDPGHYGFYLYKGNGVTISKVALDEENNKVIITTNESIPDGACITYAFHNGTGGNSGPTKGARGCLRDSCTDLSTDGTWRLHNWCFAFEEKIN, from the coding sequence ATGTACGCATTGGACAATAAATCAGGCATCCAGCAAATGCCCGAAATCCCAGAAGTATTTAGCACCACTCCGCTATGGTTTACGGAGGGCCGTGATGGTAATGCACCAAGTTATCCTGGAGCTCACTGGTTTAATATTATCCAGGCTGAATTATTAAATATCCTGCATGAGGCAGGGATTGAGCCTAAAAAAGCGGATACAACTCAGCTAGTACAAGCAATTTTGAAAATGCTATTTGCAGATAAATTGTCAAAAGCTGATGGTTTTAAATTCATTGGGCAAGTCGAGTCGTTTGACGAGCTACGCAAAATCGAACCTGAAGTACAAGGTCAGCGTATTTTTGTTAAATCTATCATAGCAGGAGATAATCTTGGCGGTGTATTTTACGCAGATATGCAAGACACTATCTCAAAAGATGATAATCGTCATACCGTTATCACGGCTAAACGTCATCGATGGAAACGAGTTGTGGATTTTGATTTACATACGATTACTCCTGAAAGTGATGATATTTCATCTGATAAAACCTATAGTAAATTCCTTGCATTCTCTTCTCCTGAATTGCTTGAAAAACTCGGATTAGCTGCCGGGGATTATTCGGGGATTCAGTATGCCTCTGTAGGAAAACAAGTTGCTCAATTATTAACCCGCGGCTACGGACTACATTATTTAAGAGTTAATGACCTTTTAACTGATGATGATATTTGGACACTTGAAAAATTACTTACTGATGTTGATTTGTCACACCAAATCGCAGGTTCGTCACAAACTAAGGTGGCGAGCGAATATGCATTAGGTAAGTTGAACGAAACTTTTACTCAAGCCTTAAATTCGCTTGATTTGTCAGATGTGACGCTTAGTGAAAAGTCAAAGTCTCAGCTAAAAAATGAAATTTCGAGCCAAGTTGCAGATGAGGCTTACGCGAAAACACGAGGTTTTGTAAAAGCAGAAGCGGATAACGATTACAAATTAGCTGAGCAGACACTCAATTCGGGTGAAAAGTACATCCCCGCAGGCATTATCTCCGATGCTGGCATCTGTTTTATTAAAGATGGTGATGTTTACTTACAGCAAGGCACGGTAACAACAAAAATTACAGAACGTGGTGACGTGGTAGCCTGCGAAATGTCAGGGACTGCTGTTCGTTATGTTGCTCCGCGTCGTGGTTTATTTTTAACTTACGAATGGCGTAATGGCGACGTGTCACAAGTGTTTGAACAAAGTGACATTGACGGCTATTTCTTAACAGGGCAATCCCTTGCTGTAAGTATGGATAATCCAGCCACCACAACCACCGCATTCTCTGATAAAGCATTTACTGTTTCCACAGGTCCTATGTGGCATAAGGAATGGAATAATAAAATCACAGGTATCATCCCATTGCGAGAACGTTACTATGAAACCGTAATGTCCAACTTTGGCAAGTCAGTACTGGCGAAGAAAGACAAGCCAATTATGGTATTTGGTTCAGCTCGAGGTGGGCGTGCATATTCTGCTCTTGTAAAAGGCGGCGAAAGCGGCGTTTGGGAAAAAATGATGACAGCTTTCCAATTTGTTCAAAATACCCCTTTTAAAACTCATTATAAGGCGATGTTGGTGATTCATGGGGAACAAGATGGCAAAGAGAAAAATGCAAATTATGACAAGAATCTTGCAGAGTGGTTGGACAGCTACACGGCAGAAATTCAAGCGATTACAGGGCAAAATGATAAGCCTGTAATGTTGATGTGCCAAACAGCGGGGGCGGCACACTATCGTCCTAATTTAGAGGATAGACATCTGTTTACCACCCCTTTCTTGCAACTCAAAGCTAGCATTGAAAACCCACGTATTTTTGCGGTAACGCCTAAATATATGTTTAACACCGTCGATGGCATACATATTGACGGCAAATCCGCTGACATTCTTGGGGAATATTATGGCAAAGTAAAACATCTTGTGGTGGATAAAGGTGAGGATTGGTTGGGATTACGTCCAATTAAATGCCATAAAACAGGGGCTAGGACTGTAGAAATTACCTTCAATGTGCCTAATCCGCCGTTGGTATTTGATACCACGACGGTCACAGATCCAGGACATTATGGTTTTTATCTTTATAAAGGTAATGGGGTAACTATTTCAAAAGTGGCTCTAGATGAAGAAAATAATAAGGTCATTATTACTACAAACGAAAGTATTCCTGATGGAGCTTGCATTACATATGCGTTTCATAACGGAACGGGTGGAAATTCTGGGCCTACAAAAGGAGCAAGAGGTTGTTTACGAGATAGTTGTACAGATCTATCAACTGATGGTACGTGGAGGCTACATAATTGGTGCTTTGCGTTTGAAGAAAAAATTAACTAA
- a CDS encoding baseplate J/gp47 family protein: protein MAYQSPTLSTLIRQGEQQFQHRFPSLKRNNVLTVINRICAALSAGEHMHLDWLARQIIPTTAEEEYLIEYCLYKGIIRKQATKATGVITVTAARESTIPAGTVFEDSVTGLTFVTTTENVVNTGNSEIAVLCETEGAEGNLAVGTSLALTSAILGVQSTAKVKAITGGADIEPLSRLLARLIYRVQNPPAGGAPHDYVRWATEVAGVTRAWCFPRYLGGGSVGVAFACDDRDDILPTAEDIARVKAYISGHKNEATGQFEGMPANVELYVFAPQFQTVNFSVRISPDTATLRQAVRKSLQAYLSNAGVGALLYLSQIRAAVSNTAGEVDNSVIYPANDVQLLSDCMYPLYEHENAWRIFIYTEKLPTNPTDEVDRNQELQEILKRYSNADIEMVFMYKDTP from the coding sequence ATGGCATATCAATCCCCAACCTTATCAACCCTTATCCGACAAGGCGAACAGCAGTTCCAGCATCGTTTCCCATCGCTCAAACGCAATAACGTGCTCACGGTAATTAACCGCATTTGTGCGGCATTAAGTGCCGGTGAGCATATGCACCTTGATTGGCTCGCTCGGCAAATTATCCCGACCACCGCCGAAGAAGAATATCTGATTGAATACTGCCTTTATAAAGGCATTATCCGCAAGCAAGCGACTAAGGCGACTGGCGTGATTACTGTTACCGCAGCCCGAGAATCAACCATTCCGGCAGGCACAGTTTTTGAAGATAGTGTAACAGGACTAACTTTTGTCACGACGACAGAAAATGTCGTAAATACTGGGAATAGTGAGATTGCAGTGCTGTGTGAAACAGAAGGGGCAGAAGGCAATTTAGCAGTAGGAACATCATTGGCACTCACATCTGCGATTTTAGGCGTGCAATCGACGGCCAAAGTCAAAGCGATAACAGGTGGTGCAGATATTGAGCCACTGTCTCGTCTATTGGCACGCTTGATTTACCGGGTACAAAATCCGCCGGCAGGTGGTGCTCCGCACGATTATGTGCGCTGGGCAACAGAAGTCGCCGGTGTAACTCGTGCATGGTGTTTTCCGCGTTATTTAGGTGGTGGATCTGTTGGTGTGGCATTTGCTTGTGATGACCGAGATGACATTTTGCCAACTGCGGAAGATATTGCTCGTGTTAAAGCCTACATTAGTGGGCATAAAAATGAGGCTACTGGCCAATTTGAGGGAATGCCGGCAAATGTTGAACTTTATGTTTTTGCACCACAATTTCAAACTGTCAATTTCTCGGTGCGTATCTCACCGGATACGGCAACACTACGCCAAGCAGTCCGTAAGAGCTTACAAGCTTATCTGTCAAATGCTGGTGTTGGTGCGTTGCTCTATCTCTCACAAATTCGGGCAGCAGTATCAAATACGGCAGGTGAAGTTGATAATAGTGTGATTTATCCAGCTAATGATGTGCAGTTGCTTAGCGATTGCATGTACCCGCTTTATGAGCATGAGAATGCTTGGCGGATTTTTATCTACACCGAGAAACTGCCCACTAATCCAACAGATGAAGTGGACAGAAATCAAGAATTACAAGAGATCTTAAAGCGTTACAGTAACGCTGATATTGAGATGGTTTTTATGTATAAGGACACCCCGTAA
- a CDS encoding DNA-binding protein, producing MNEGWKKRDVKGVKGGGFEYHYTSFPESVQQALGFTVSQPKQPNQTRDDFIVQTPSGGEFGVELKTQRLKGEAVNIDELRQAIALIEEAVVQIGKARPSELNNIEWHLIQCFRSANEQGRVAILNIAETMAAIQDKEEASNHKYNRNGCHNRCRYKNVFSILRIKLIGW from the coding sequence ATGAATGAAGGTTGGAAGAAAAGAGATGTAAAAGGTGTGAAAGGTGGTGGGTTTGAATACCACTACACTTCATTCCCAGAAAGCGTACAGCAAGCGTTAGGGTTTACAGTGAGCCAGCCAAAACAACCAAATCAAACTCGTGATGATTTTATTGTACAAACGCCCTCTGGAGGTGAGTTTGGCGTGGAATTGAAAACTCAGCGTTTAAAGGGGGAAGCGGTAAACATTGATGAATTACGACAAGCCATTGCGTTAATTGAAGAAGCTGTTGTACAAATCGGCAAGGCTCGCCCGAGTGAACTGAATAATATTGAGTGGCATTTGATACAATGTTTTCGTTCAGCAAACGAGCAAGGACGTGTGGCTATTCTGAATATAGCTGAAACGATGGCTGCCATTCAAGATAAAGAAGAGGCGAGTAATCATAAATACAATCGCAATGGCTGCCATAATCGCTGTAGATACAAAAACGTGTTCAGCATTTTGCGGATAAAGCTCATTGGGTGGTAA
- a CDS encoding helix-turn-helix domain-containing protein: MCIIKRLNHLLEVSNMTIKAFSDQTEIPYRSVQSYLRAERELSIDAAIKIANTLGVSLNWLILGQGEMFINLAGESTINADESSLLEKYRATTQSGKRIIQSTCNVILEELQP, from the coding sequence ATGTGCATAATAAAACGTTTAAATCATCTGCTCGAAGTGTCAAATATGACAATTAAAGCCTTCTCAGACCAAACAGAAATCCCTTACCGCTCTGTACAAAGTTATTTAAGAGCAGAAAGAGAATTAAGTATTGATGCAGCTATAAAAATAGCTAATACATTGGGAGTTAGTTTAAATTGGCTCATACTAGGTCAAGGCGAGATGTTTATCAATCTTGCGGGGGAATCAACTATCAATGCAGATGAATCAAGCTTATTAGAGAAATATCGAGCAACAACTCAATCAGGTAAGAGAATTATTCAATCAACTTGCAATGTTATTTTAGAAGAACTCCAACCATAA
- a CDS encoding DNA repair protein: MAKQVYLNQIEKKLTELQRERKQVLQHLVLVDEKIATLHQAIDIMQAKSRLEEHNTTLYSYRTHKPRFKLKLRTTLLSILKAEPNRYFGVTELTFLLLKADNQPESAFTEGHTVSVRGALKHWLEKGMVEREQRTTIHVRWKFKRPS; encoded by the coding sequence ATGGCAAAACAAGTGTATTTAAACCAAATTGAGAAAAAATTGACCGAGTTACAACGAGAACGAAAACAAGTGTTACAACATTTAGTCTTGGTGGATGAAAAGATTGCAACACTTCATCAAGCTATTGACATTATGCAAGCCAAATCCCGTTTAGAGGAACATAATACAACATTATACTCTTATCGCACGCATAAACCTCGTTTTAAGCTCAAACTGCGGACAACCTTGCTCAGCATACTAAAAGCCGAGCCGAATCGTTATTTTGGTGTGACTGAACTTACCTTTCTGCTATTAAAAGCCGATAACCAACCTGAATCAGCTTTCACGGAAGGGCATACTGTATCGGTACGAGGTGCATTAAAGCATTGGTTAGAAAAAGGTATGGTAGAGCGAGAGCAACGCACGACAATTCATGTCCGTTGGAAGTTTAAACGTCCATCGTAA